One genomic window of Cannabis sativa cultivar Pink pepper isolate KNU-18-1 chromosome 2, ASM2916894v1, whole genome shotgun sequence includes the following:
- the LOC115719637 gene encoding DDT domain-containing protein PTM isoform X1, with product MEFVGRAVRREIKGRGVLSGLVKSYKSSSGLFEVDYEDGDSEELDLAEVSLLVGGELQLVEVDEDEPSQHDRRLKKRRRLEKGGQAPGDSGNAGRNIVTDGTLGNDDGVGGHLNDNCVSLNDGKEGNLEMGHGVGRNLELNGDLNGNVSSTSEFDKTLSEKEGLADSVSGNGDLKDGFDLNAGFNLNLSDDSNLHFNPEENLKKLDQIDLNLDVNGDFDKNLNSGDFHFSSLGIQRKGCNFDLNLEVLEDVKEAESEGNRQLTSLDNVGDGQTKDGDEGVEEKLVEEEGIGLNGNSTKVHLDINEDVNVTSGKDVCSAEVVANECSGSIQDGKPVASVAVVDTSSVGDCDLTEAQVRDGYSEAGIQMINEHLDNSGSPSSRKGSRSKRKKLSDNIKSPSEMVLRRSARRGSAQNNISITLCTAMDTPSSPAVSAITEEKPGTSCGKVFEKPCVLLPPKLQLPPSSQIIDLSDIPILDLFSVYAFLRSFSTLLFLSPFEVEDFVAALKCKCPSSLFDNVHVSILQTLRKHLEYLSNEGSESASDCLRSLNWDFLDLITWPVFMVEYFVIYGSGLKPSFDLSTLKLFKVDYYQQPSSVKIEMLRCLCDDLIEVESIRSELNRRSLEAEPDMICERNLNFESRKKRRISLGISSGSCLDDKAVDGAVDWNYDECCLCKMDGNLICCDGCPAAYHSRCVGVASDHLPDGDWYCPECVIDRHTPWMKPRKSLRGAELLGIDPHGRLYFNSASYLLVSDSYDTESSFSYYHRDDLNMVIKVLKSSDFYYGDILVAICKHWGNVSLDGSSKSIDSLYSMSSDMFTKSQNHDLSNTLAPLTSPETHVNNETGKESKMKEHANIGDSGHSDISKSVNILDAMTVTGSSLVTSEGSAETQSDIQGKHIAFGDCPLKSMLDVKQELNTESAGPVNTSISVTTRNCSTSQAQCGSGYVNYYTFGQIASLVAEDLVGKSSEKIKVGAVMLEEEIISRQMRAILKRFSKFCWSNMQNFNVDLQKEKCGWCFPCRTAADDRECLFFTNTVNVREFPNGDMLTLQSMKNRDSHLIDVLYQILSIENRLHGLLLGPWLNQDRTKLWRKSALKASDITSVKHILLTLVSNLGRLALSTEWLKYMDSDVSMGSASHIVTSSARGSSKHMIARKRLKSLDIEPGPTLNTASGLGIFWWRGGRLSRQMFNWKVLPHSLVSKAARQGGCTKIQGILYPENSEYAKRSKYVVWQGAVETSTSAEQLAFQVRELDSNIKWDDIENTHSLPALDKESRKSIRLFKKVIIRRKCIQGGLVKYLLDFGGKRRAIPDVVKKHGSVIEESSSERKKYWLEESYVPLHLLKNFEEKRVGRKANDLKYGKVTESGRVKKSPQEKRGFAYLFAKAERSEYYQCGHCSKDVLIREAVSCQYCKGFFHKRHVRKSAGAIIAKCTYTCHRCQNGIRVNIDTKKGKTGKRGAKAKSLKSKSVQKDGRSSRLKGSKNKSIGLQAQSKGKTKATPAVPLRRSARRAKSVLLQNKKNRGRRKGKQAKSKAKLKKAVHGKPKKVTPPYRKKRTYVSHSYWLNGLQLTRNLDDERVLLFRDKNFMPPSEQSHILPDQPKCQLCDEAGHTSTSSYIACQICGEWFHGDGFGLKTENIDRVIGFRCHTCRESAPPVCPQSILARTDMSQLPKVQNSAAVECTEEVSNAVPPLSEFQAIKKYRRREYISR from the exons ATGGAGTTCGTGGGCAGAGCCGTGAGGAGAGAAATCAAAGGCCGAGGGGTTTTGTCGGGACTTGTGAAATCGTACAAATCCTCATCTGGTTTGTTCGAGGTCGATTACGAAGATGGCGATTCCGAGGAGTTGGACTTGGCCGAGGTCTCGTTGCTCGTTGGTGGTGAGCTCCAGCTGGTGGAGGTAGACGAGGACGAGCCCAGCCAGCATGATCGGAGACTCAAGAAACGGCGTCGTTTGGAAAAAGGTGGCCAAGCGCCGGGAGATTCAGGTAATGCTGGTCGAAATATTGTAACTGATGGGACCCTTGGGAATGATGATGGGGTTGGGGGGCATTTGAATGATAATTGTGTTTCTTTGAATGATGGGAAAGAGGGAAATCTGGAAATGGGACATGGAGTTGGCAGAAATTTGGAGCTCAATGGTGATTTGAATGGAAATGTTAGCTCTACGTCTGAATTTGATAAAACCCTGTCGGAAAAGGAGGGTTTAGCAGATAGTGTCTCTGGTAATGGGGATTTGAAAGATGGGTTTGATTTAAATGCTGGATTTAATTTGAATCTAAGTGATGActctaatttgcattttaatccTGAGGAAAATTTGAAGAAACTCGATCAAATTGATCTTAATTTGGATGTGAATGGCGATTTTGACAAGAATTTGAACTCGGGGGACTTTCATTTTTCCTCTTTGGGTATCCAGAGGAAGGGATGTAACTTTGACTTGAATTTGGAGGTACTTGAAGATGTTAAAGAGGCAGAGAGTGAGGGGAATCGACAACTTACTTCTCTTGATAATGTAGGAGATGGCCAAACAAAAGATGGTGATGAAGGTGTTGAAGAAAAGTTAGTAGAAGAAGAAGGTATTGGTTTAAATGGGAATTCGACAAAAGTTCACCTAGATATTAATGAAGATGTTAACGTGACCTCAGGTAAAGATGTATGCTCTGCTGAAGTTGTTGCTAACGAATGTAGTGGCTCCATTCAAGATGGAAAGCCTGTTGCTTCAGTTGCTGTCGTGGATACTAGCTCAGTAGGGGATTGTGATTTGACAGAAGCTCAGGTGAGAGATGGTTATTCTGAAGCTGGTATTCAAATGATCAATGAACACCTAGACAATTCAGGAAGTCCATCCAGTAGAAAGGGCAGTCGTAGTAAGAGAAAAAAGCTATCAGATAACATTAAATCCCCGTCAGAAATGGTTTTAAGAAGAAGTGCCCGTAGAGGATCCGctcaaaataatatttcaatcACATTGTGTACTGCCATGGATACACCATCTTCACCTGCAGTTAGTGCAATAACAGAGGAAAAACCAGGGACTTCTTGTGGGAAAGTATTTGAGAAGCCCTGTGTTCTGCTCCCTCCGAAGCTACAATTGCCTCCTTCTTCGCAAATTATAGATTTAAGTGACATTCCCATACTTGACCTTTTCTCTGTCTATGCTTTTCTTCGATCATTTAGTACATTATTATTCCTGAGCCCCTTTGAGGTGGAGGATTTTGTGGCAGCTCTGAAGTGTAAGTGTCCTAGTTCATTGTTTGATAATGTTCATGTTTCTATATTGCAAACTCTTCGAAAGCATTTGGAATACCTTTCGAATGAAGGTTCTGAATCCGCTTCTGATTGCCTAAG GAGTCTTAACTGGGATTTTTTGGACTTAATTACATGGCCAGTTTTTATGGTTGAGTACTTTGTGATTTATGGTTCTGGACTGAAACCTAGTTTTGATCTTAGTACCTTGAAGTTATTTAAAGTTGACTATTACCAACAACCTTCTTCCGTAAAGATTGAGATGCTACGGTGTTTATGTGATGATTTGATTGAAGTGGAATCAATAAGATCAGAGTTGAATCGAAGATCATTGGAAGCTGAGCCCGATATGATATGTGAAAGGAACTTAAACTTTGAGAGTAGGAAAAAGAGAAGGATTTCACTTGGCATCTCTAGTGGCTCTTGTTTGGACGACAAGGCTGTTGATGGTGCTGTTGACTGGAACTATGATGAGTGCTGTCTTTGTAAGATGGATGGAAACTTAATATGTTGTGATGGTTGTCCTGCTGCATATCATTCAAGGTGCGTTGGTGTTGCTAGTGATCATTTGCCGGACGGTGATTGGTATTGCCCAGAATGTGTTATTGACAGACATACGCCTTGGATGAAACCACGAAAGTCACTTCGAGGGGCAGAATTATTAGGGATTGATCCTCATGGTCGTCTTTATTTTAACAGCGCGAGTTACCTTTTGGT GTCAGATTCTTATGATACTGAGTCCTCATTCAGTTACTACCACAGAGATGACCTGAATATGGTTATTAAAGTGCTTAAGTCGTCAGATTTTTACTATGGTGACATATTAGTGGCAATCTGCAAGCACTGGGGTAATGTGAGCTTAGATGGATCAAGTAAGAGTATTGACTCTCTATATTCTATGTCCTCAGACATGTTTACGAAGTCACAGAATCACGATCTTTCAAATACCCTGGCTCCGTTGACATCTCCTGAAACACATGTTAACAATGAGACTGGCAAGGAAAGCAAAATGAAAGAGCATGCTAACATTGGAGATTCTGGTCACTCTGACATCTCAAAGTCTGTTAATATACTAGATGCAATGACTGTGACAGGAAGTTCACTTGTGACTTCTGAAGGATCAGCTGAGACTCAATCTGACATACAAGGGAAACACATTGCTTTTGGGGACTGCCCGTTGAAATCCATGTTAGATGTAAAACAAGAACTTAATACTGAATCTGCTGGCCCTGTAAACACCTCAATTTCCGTAACCACCAGAAATTGTAGTACATCACAAGCACAATGTGGAAGTGGTTATGTGAACTATTACACCTTTGGTCAAATTGCTTCGTTGGTTGCAGAAGATTTGGTGGGTAAATCATCAGAGAAAATTAAGGTGGGCGCAGTAATGTTAGAAGAAGAAATAATATCTCGACAGATGCGAGCTATTTTGAAAaggttttcaaaattttgttggTCAAATATGCAGAATTTCAATGTAGATCTGCAGAAAGAGAAATGTGGTTGGTGCTTTCCATGTAGAACTGCTGCTGATGACAGAGAGTGCTTGTTTTTCACCAATACTGTTAATGTTCGGGAATTCCCCAATGGCGACATGCTTACCCTTCAGTCAATGAAAAACAGGGATAGTCATCTTATTGATGTTTTATATCAGATCCTGTCAATTGAAAACCGTCTGCATGGACTTCTATTGGGTCCATGGTTGAATCAAGATCGTACCAAGCTCTGGCGTAAAAGTGCTCTCAAGGCATCTGATATTACATCTGTTAAACATATATTGCTGACT CTAGTGTCAAATCTTGGTCGTCTCGCACTCTCAACAGAGTGGTTAAAATACATGGATTCTGATGTTTCCATGGGTTCAGCTTCTCATATTGTGACCAGCTCTGCACGGGGATCCTCAAAGCATATGATTGCCCGAAAAAGACTCAAGAGTTTAGATATTGAGCCTGGCCCTACTCTAAACACTGCTAGTGGACTGGGAATATTCTGGTGGAGGGGTGGCAGGCTTTCTCGTCAAATGTTCAATTGGAAGGTTCTGCCACATTCCTTGGTTTCTAAAGCTGCCAGACAAG GTGGCTGTACAAAGATTCAGGGCATACTTTACCCCGAAAATTCAGAGTATGCTAAGCGAAGCAAATATGTGGTTTGGCAAGGTGCTGTCGAGACATCTACTAGTGCAGAGCAGTTGGCTTTCCAG GTTAGAGAGCTTGATTCAAACATTAAATGGGATGACATTGAGAATACGCACTCTCTCCCTGCATTGGATAAGGAATCTAGAAAGTCAATCAGACTGTTCAAGAAAGTTATCATCCGCAGGAAGTGCATTCAAGGGGGACTGGTCAAATATCTTCTTGATTTTGGTGGAAAGAGAAGAGCTATCCCTGATGTTGTTAAAAAACACGGGTCAGTGATTGAAGAATCCTCTAGTGAAAGGAAGAAGTATTGGCTGGAGGAATCTTATGTTCCTTTACATCTCTTGAAAAATTTTGAGGAAAAAAGAGTTGGCCGGAAAGCTAACGATTTGAAGTATGGGAAAGTTACTGAGTCTGGTAGAGTCAAGAAGAGCCCTCAAGAAAAAAGGGGATTTGCATATTTGTTTGCAAAAGCTGAAAGGTCTGAGTATTATCAGTGTGGCCACTGCAGCAAAGATGTTCTAATAAG GGAGGCTGTGAGCTGCCAGTATTGCAAAG GGTTTTTCCATAAAAGGCATGTCAGGAAGTCTGCTGGGGCCATCATAGCTAAGTGTACTTACACATGTCATCGATGCCAGAATGGGATTCGTGTTAACATTGATACCAAAAAAGGTAAAACTGGCAAAAGAGGAGCTAAAGCCAAATCTCTGAAGTCTAAGAGTGTTCAGAAGGATGGCAGATCATCGCGGTTAAAAGGCAGTAAAAATAAGTCTATTGGACTGCAAGCTCAATCGAAAGGCAAAACAAAAGCTACACCTGCTGTACCTTTACGTCGTTCAGCTAGGAGAGCTAAGTCTGTGCTGctgcaaaacaaaaaaaatcgagGGCGTAGGAAAGGGAAACAGGCAAAGTCAAAAGCCAAGTTGAAAAAGGCTGTTCATGGGAAACCAAAGAAAGTTACCCCTCCTTACAGGAAGAAGAGAACATATGTTTCTCACAGTTACTGGCTTAATGGTTTACAGCTGACTAGAAACCTGGATGATGAGCGGGTTCTGCTATTTAGGGATAAAAATTTTATGCCCCCTTCTGAACAGTCACATATCCTTCCAGATCAACCAAAATGCCAGCTTTGTGATGAAGCAGGACATACATCCACTTCAAGTTATATTGCTTGTCAGATCTGTGGAG AGTGGTTTCACGGAGATGGTTTTGGACTTAAGACAGAGAACATTGATAGAGTGATTGGATTTAGGTGTCATACATGTCGGGAAAGTGCTCCGCCGGTCTGCCCCCAATCGATACTTGCAAGGACTGATATGTCTCAGTTACCAAAAGTGCAAAATAGTGCTGCAGTTGAGTGTACTGAGGAAGTATCTAATGCAGTCCCACCTTTGAGTGAG TTTCAAGCAATAAAGAAATATAGGAGGAGGGAGTATATTAGCAGGTGA
- the LOC115719637 gene encoding DDT domain-containing protein PTM isoform X2: MEFVGRAVRREIKGRGVLSGLVKSYKSSSGLFEVDYEDGDSEELDLAEVSLLVGGELQLVEVDEDEPSQHDRRLKKRRRLEKGGQAPGDSGNAGRNIVTDGTLGNDDGVGGHLNDNCVSLNDGKEGNLEMGHGVGRNLELNGDLNGNVSSTSEFDKTLSEKEGLADSVSGNGDLKDGFDLNAGFNLNLSDDSNLHFNPEENLKKLDQIDLNLDVNGDFDKNLNSGDFHFSSLGIQRKGCNFDLNLEVLEDVKEAESEGNRQLTSLDNVGDGQTKDGDEGVEEKLVEEEGIGLNGNSTKVHLDINEDVNVTSGKDVCSAEVVANECSGSIQDGKPVASVAVVDTSSVGDCDLTEAQVRDGYSEAGIQMINEHLDNSGSPSSRKGSRSKRKKLSDNIKSPSEMVLRRSARRGSAQNNISITLCTAMDTPSSPAVSAITEEKPGTSCGKVFEKPCVLLPPKLQLPPSSQIIDLSDIPILDLFSVYAFLRSFSTLLFLSPFEVEDFVAALKCKCPSSLFDNVHVSILQTLRKHLEYLSNEGSESASDCLRSLNWDFLDLITWPVFMVEYFVIYGSGLKPSFDLSTLKLFKVDYYQQPSSVKIEMLRCLCDDLIEVESIRSELNRRSLEAEPDMICERNLNFESRKKRRISLGISSGSCLDDKAVDGAVDWNYDECCLCKMDGNLICCDGCPAAYHSRCVGVASDHLPDGDWYCPECVIDRHTPWMKPRKSLRGAELLGIDPHGRLYFNSASYLLVSDSYDTESSFSYYHRDDLNMVIKVLKSSDFYYGDILVAICKHWGNVSLDGSSKSIDSLYSMSSDMFTKSQNHDLSNTLAPLTSPETHVNNETGKESKMKEHANIGDSGHSDISKSVNILDAMTVTGSSLVTSEGSAETQSDIQGKHIAFGDCPLKSMLDVKQELNTESAGPVNTSISVTTRNCSTSQAQCGSGYVNYYTFGQIASLVAEDLVGKSSEKIKVGAVMLEEEIISRQMRAILKRFSKFCWSNMQNFNVDLQKEKCGWCFPCRTAADDRECLFFTNTVNVREFPNGDMLTLQSMKNRDSHLIDVLYQILSIENRLHGLLLGPWLNQDRTKLWRKSALKASDITSVKHILLTLVSNLGRLALSTEWLKYMDSDVSMGSASHIVTSSARGSSKHMIARKRLKSLDIEPGPTLNTASGLGIFWWRGGRLSRQMFNWKVLPHSLVSKAARQGGCTKIQGILYPENSEYAKRSKYVVWQGAVETSTSAEQLAFQVRELDSNIKWDDIENTHSLPALDKESRKSIRLFKKVIIRRKCIQGGLVKYLLDFGGKRRAIPDVVKKHGSVIEESSSERKKYWLEESYVPLHLLKNFEEKRVGRKANDLKYGKVTESGRVKKSPQEKRGFAYLFAKAERSEYYQCGHCSKDVLIREAVSCQYCKGFFHKRHVRKSAGAIIAKCTYTCHRCQNGIRVNIDTKKGKTGKRGAKAKSLKSKSVQKDGRSSRLKGSKNKSIGLQAQSKGKTKATPAVPLRRSARRAKSVLLQNKKNRGRRKGKQAKSKAKLKKAVHGKPKKVTPPYRKKRTYVSHSYWLNGLQLTRNLDDERVLLFRDKNFMPPSEQSHILPDQPKCQLCDEAGHTSTSSYIACQICGEWFHGDGFGLKTENIDRVIGFRCHTCRESAPPVCPQSILARTDMSQLPKVQNSAAVECTEEVSNAVPPLSELQVACN, encoded by the exons ATGGAGTTCGTGGGCAGAGCCGTGAGGAGAGAAATCAAAGGCCGAGGGGTTTTGTCGGGACTTGTGAAATCGTACAAATCCTCATCTGGTTTGTTCGAGGTCGATTACGAAGATGGCGATTCCGAGGAGTTGGACTTGGCCGAGGTCTCGTTGCTCGTTGGTGGTGAGCTCCAGCTGGTGGAGGTAGACGAGGACGAGCCCAGCCAGCATGATCGGAGACTCAAGAAACGGCGTCGTTTGGAAAAAGGTGGCCAAGCGCCGGGAGATTCAGGTAATGCTGGTCGAAATATTGTAACTGATGGGACCCTTGGGAATGATGATGGGGTTGGGGGGCATTTGAATGATAATTGTGTTTCTTTGAATGATGGGAAAGAGGGAAATCTGGAAATGGGACATGGAGTTGGCAGAAATTTGGAGCTCAATGGTGATTTGAATGGAAATGTTAGCTCTACGTCTGAATTTGATAAAACCCTGTCGGAAAAGGAGGGTTTAGCAGATAGTGTCTCTGGTAATGGGGATTTGAAAGATGGGTTTGATTTAAATGCTGGATTTAATTTGAATCTAAGTGATGActctaatttgcattttaatccTGAGGAAAATTTGAAGAAACTCGATCAAATTGATCTTAATTTGGATGTGAATGGCGATTTTGACAAGAATTTGAACTCGGGGGACTTTCATTTTTCCTCTTTGGGTATCCAGAGGAAGGGATGTAACTTTGACTTGAATTTGGAGGTACTTGAAGATGTTAAAGAGGCAGAGAGTGAGGGGAATCGACAACTTACTTCTCTTGATAATGTAGGAGATGGCCAAACAAAAGATGGTGATGAAGGTGTTGAAGAAAAGTTAGTAGAAGAAGAAGGTATTGGTTTAAATGGGAATTCGACAAAAGTTCACCTAGATATTAATGAAGATGTTAACGTGACCTCAGGTAAAGATGTATGCTCTGCTGAAGTTGTTGCTAACGAATGTAGTGGCTCCATTCAAGATGGAAAGCCTGTTGCTTCAGTTGCTGTCGTGGATACTAGCTCAGTAGGGGATTGTGATTTGACAGAAGCTCAGGTGAGAGATGGTTATTCTGAAGCTGGTATTCAAATGATCAATGAACACCTAGACAATTCAGGAAGTCCATCCAGTAGAAAGGGCAGTCGTAGTAAGAGAAAAAAGCTATCAGATAACATTAAATCCCCGTCAGAAATGGTTTTAAGAAGAAGTGCCCGTAGAGGATCCGctcaaaataatatttcaatcACATTGTGTACTGCCATGGATACACCATCTTCACCTGCAGTTAGTGCAATAACAGAGGAAAAACCAGGGACTTCTTGTGGGAAAGTATTTGAGAAGCCCTGTGTTCTGCTCCCTCCGAAGCTACAATTGCCTCCTTCTTCGCAAATTATAGATTTAAGTGACATTCCCATACTTGACCTTTTCTCTGTCTATGCTTTTCTTCGATCATTTAGTACATTATTATTCCTGAGCCCCTTTGAGGTGGAGGATTTTGTGGCAGCTCTGAAGTGTAAGTGTCCTAGTTCATTGTTTGATAATGTTCATGTTTCTATATTGCAAACTCTTCGAAAGCATTTGGAATACCTTTCGAATGAAGGTTCTGAATCCGCTTCTGATTGCCTAAG GAGTCTTAACTGGGATTTTTTGGACTTAATTACATGGCCAGTTTTTATGGTTGAGTACTTTGTGATTTATGGTTCTGGACTGAAACCTAGTTTTGATCTTAGTACCTTGAAGTTATTTAAAGTTGACTATTACCAACAACCTTCTTCCGTAAAGATTGAGATGCTACGGTGTTTATGTGATGATTTGATTGAAGTGGAATCAATAAGATCAGAGTTGAATCGAAGATCATTGGAAGCTGAGCCCGATATGATATGTGAAAGGAACTTAAACTTTGAGAGTAGGAAAAAGAGAAGGATTTCACTTGGCATCTCTAGTGGCTCTTGTTTGGACGACAAGGCTGTTGATGGTGCTGTTGACTGGAACTATGATGAGTGCTGTCTTTGTAAGATGGATGGAAACTTAATATGTTGTGATGGTTGTCCTGCTGCATATCATTCAAGGTGCGTTGGTGTTGCTAGTGATCATTTGCCGGACGGTGATTGGTATTGCCCAGAATGTGTTATTGACAGACATACGCCTTGGATGAAACCACGAAAGTCACTTCGAGGGGCAGAATTATTAGGGATTGATCCTCATGGTCGTCTTTATTTTAACAGCGCGAGTTACCTTTTGGT GTCAGATTCTTATGATACTGAGTCCTCATTCAGTTACTACCACAGAGATGACCTGAATATGGTTATTAAAGTGCTTAAGTCGTCAGATTTTTACTATGGTGACATATTAGTGGCAATCTGCAAGCACTGGGGTAATGTGAGCTTAGATGGATCAAGTAAGAGTATTGACTCTCTATATTCTATGTCCTCAGACATGTTTACGAAGTCACAGAATCACGATCTTTCAAATACCCTGGCTCCGTTGACATCTCCTGAAACACATGTTAACAATGAGACTGGCAAGGAAAGCAAAATGAAAGAGCATGCTAACATTGGAGATTCTGGTCACTCTGACATCTCAAAGTCTGTTAATATACTAGATGCAATGACTGTGACAGGAAGTTCACTTGTGACTTCTGAAGGATCAGCTGAGACTCAATCTGACATACAAGGGAAACACATTGCTTTTGGGGACTGCCCGTTGAAATCCATGTTAGATGTAAAACAAGAACTTAATACTGAATCTGCTGGCCCTGTAAACACCTCAATTTCCGTAACCACCAGAAATTGTAGTACATCACAAGCACAATGTGGAAGTGGTTATGTGAACTATTACACCTTTGGTCAAATTGCTTCGTTGGTTGCAGAAGATTTGGTGGGTAAATCATCAGAGAAAATTAAGGTGGGCGCAGTAATGTTAGAAGAAGAAATAATATCTCGACAGATGCGAGCTATTTTGAAAaggttttcaaaattttgttggTCAAATATGCAGAATTTCAATGTAGATCTGCAGAAAGAGAAATGTGGTTGGTGCTTTCCATGTAGAACTGCTGCTGATGACAGAGAGTGCTTGTTTTTCACCAATACTGTTAATGTTCGGGAATTCCCCAATGGCGACATGCTTACCCTTCAGTCAATGAAAAACAGGGATAGTCATCTTATTGATGTTTTATATCAGATCCTGTCAATTGAAAACCGTCTGCATGGACTTCTATTGGGTCCATGGTTGAATCAAGATCGTACCAAGCTCTGGCGTAAAAGTGCTCTCAAGGCATCTGATATTACATCTGTTAAACATATATTGCTGACT CTAGTGTCAAATCTTGGTCGTCTCGCACTCTCAACAGAGTGGTTAAAATACATGGATTCTGATGTTTCCATGGGTTCAGCTTCTCATATTGTGACCAGCTCTGCACGGGGATCCTCAAAGCATATGATTGCCCGAAAAAGACTCAAGAGTTTAGATATTGAGCCTGGCCCTACTCTAAACACTGCTAGTGGACTGGGAATATTCTGGTGGAGGGGTGGCAGGCTTTCTCGTCAAATGTTCAATTGGAAGGTTCTGCCACATTCCTTGGTTTCTAAAGCTGCCAGACAAG GTGGCTGTACAAAGATTCAGGGCATACTTTACCCCGAAAATTCAGAGTATGCTAAGCGAAGCAAATATGTGGTTTGGCAAGGTGCTGTCGAGACATCTACTAGTGCAGAGCAGTTGGCTTTCCAG GTTAGAGAGCTTGATTCAAACATTAAATGGGATGACATTGAGAATACGCACTCTCTCCCTGCATTGGATAAGGAATCTAGAAAGTCAATCAGACTGTTCAAGAAAGTTATCATCCGCAGGAAGTGCATTCAAGGGGGACTGGTCAAATATCTTCTTGATTTTGGTGGAAAGAGAAGAGCTATCCCTGATGTTGTTAAAAAACACGGGTCAGTGATTGAAGAATCCTCTAGTGAAAGGAAGAAGTATTGGCTGGAGGAATCTTATGTTCCTTTACATCTCTTGAAAAATTTTGAGGAAAAAAGAGTTGGCCGGAAAGCTAACGATTTGAAGTATGGGAAAGTTACTGAGTCTGGTAGAGTCAAGAAGAGCCCTCAAGAAAAAAGGGGATTTGCATATTTGTTTGCAAAAGCTGAAAGGTCTGAGTATTATCAGTGTGGCCACTGCAGCAAAGATGTTCTAATAAG GGAGGCTGTGAGCTGCCAGTATTGCAAAG GGTTTTTCCATAAAAGGCATGTCAGGAAGTCTGCTGGGGCCATCATAGCTAAGTGTACTTACACATGTCATCGATGCCAGAATGGGATTCGTGTTAACATTGATACCAAAAAAGGTAAAACTGGCAAAAGAGGAGCTAAAGCCAAATCTCTGAAGTCTAAGAGTGTTCAGAAGGATGGCAGATCATCGCGGTTAAAAGGCAGTAAAAATAAGTCTATTGGACTGCAAGCTCAATCGAAAGGCAAAACAAAAGCTACACCTGCTGTACCTTTACGTCGTTCAGCTAGGAGAGCTAAGTCTGTGCTGctgcaaaacaaaaaaaatcgagGGCGTAGGAAAGGGAAACAGGCAAAGTCAAAAGCCAAGTTGAAAAAGGCTGTTCATGGGAAACCAAAGAAAGTTACCCCTCCTTACAGGAAGAAGAGAACATATGTTTCTCACAGTTACTGGCTTAATGGTTTACAGCTGACTAGAAACCTGGATGATGAGCGGGTTCTGCTATTTAGGGATAAAAATTTTATGCCCCCTTCTGAACAGTCACATATCCTTCCAGATCAACCAAAATGCCAGCTTTGTGATGAAGCAGGACATACATCCACTTCAAGTTATATTGCTTGTCAGATCTGTGGAG AGTGGTTTCACGGAGATGGTTTTGGACTTAAGACAGAGAACATTGATAGAGTGATTGGATTTAGGTGTCATACATGTCGGGAAAGTGCTCCGCCGGTCTGCCCCCAATCGATACTTGCAAGGACTGATATGTCTCAGTTACCAAAAGTGCAAAATAGTGCTGCAGTTGAGTGTACTGAGGAAGTATCTAATGCAGTCCCACCTTTGAGTGAG TTGCAGGTTGCATGCAATTGA